The Kineosporia sp. NBRC 101731 genome has a window encoding:
- the pcaG gene encoding protocatechuate 3,4-dioxygenase subunit alpha produces MTRRATPGQTVGPFFGYALPYPGDRHLVPPGTPGAVRLHGTVRDGAGNPVPDALIEIWQPGPSGAVEHSGGSLRRDGFTFTGWGRAGTDTTGHYSFSTLRPGGEVPFFAITVFARGLLDRLFTRAYLPGADLGDFPADRRDTLRASEESTGYRFDIRLQGEDETVFLRFPGHRAD; encoded by the coding sequence ATGACCCGCCGCGCCACACCGGGCCAGACCGTCGGCCCCTTCTTCGGTTACGCGCTCCCCTACCCCGGCGACCGGCACCTGGTACCGCCGGGCACCCCCGGGGCGGTCCGCCTGCACGGCACGGTGCGGGACGGTGCGGGGAATCCGGTGCCGGACGCGCTGATCGAGATCTGGCAGCCCGGCCCCTCGGGTGCGGTGGAACACTCCGGCGGGTCGCTGCGCCGCGACGGCTTCACCTTCACCGGCTGGGGCCGCGCCGGCACCGACACCACCGGTCACTACTCCTTCAGCACGCTGCGACCCGGCGGCGAGGTCCCGTTCTTCGCCATCACCGTGTTCGCCCGCGGGTTGCTCGACCGCCTCTTCACCCGCGCCTACCTGCCCGGCGCCGACCTCGGCGACTTTCCCGCGGACCGCCGCGACACCCTGCGCGCGAGTGAGGAATCCACCGGCTACCGCTTCGACATCCGACTCCAGGGCGAGGATGAGACCGTGTTCCTGCGATTCCCGGGGCATCGGGCAGACTGA
- the pcaH gene encoding protocatechuate 3,4-dioxygenase subunit beta yields the protein MPTPSSDAATTTQRQISEEIAAIGNHRRGSNLAQPALDYPPYRSSLLRHPTKDLHHADPEGVERWAPCFGHQDVDPLEADLTIQHSGEPIGERIVVTGRISDGDGHPVAHQLVEIWQANAAGRYIHQRDQHPAPIDPNFTGVGRCLTGADGTYRFTTIRPGPYPWRNHRNAWRPAHIHFSLFGTDFTQRRITQMYFPGDPLFAYDPIYQSITDPADRELLVARYDHDVTTPEWSTGYRWDIVLTGAHHTRFEEPEETEAGEE from the coding sequence ATGCCGACGCCGTCATCGGATGCCGCGACCACCACGCAGCGCCAGATCAGCGAAGAGATCGCCGCCATCGGGAACCACCGGCGGGGAAGCAATCTCGCGCAGCCCGCCCTGGACTATCCCCCTTACCGCAGCAGCCTTCTGCGTCACCCGACCAAAGACCTGCACCACGCCGATCCGGAGGGCGTGGAGCGGTGGGCCCCGTGTTTCGGTCATCAGGACGTGGACCCGCTGGAGGCGGACCTGACGATCCAGCACTCCGGCGAGCCGATCGGCGAGCGGATCGTGGTGACCGGCCGGATCAGCGACGGAGACGGGCACCCGGTCGCCCACCAGCTCGTCGAGATCTGGCAGGCCAATGCCGCGGGCCGGTACATCCACCAGCGTGACCAGCACCCGGCGCCGATCGACCCGAACTTCACCGGGGTGGGCCGCTGCCTGACCGGCGCCGACGGCACCTACCGGTTCACCACGATCCGGCCCGGCCCCTACCCGTGGCGCAACCACCGCAATGCCTGGCGTCCGGCTCACATTCACTTCTCGCTGTTCGGAACGGATTTCACCCAGCGCCGGATCACCCAAATGTACTTCCCGGGTGATCCGCTGTTCGCCTACGACCCGATCTACCAGTCGATCACCGACCCGGCCGACCGGGAACTGCTGGTCGCCCGCTACGACCACGACGTGACCACCCCGGAGTGGAGCACCGGCTACCGCTGGGACATCGTGCTCACCGGCGCCCACCACACCCGGTTCGAGGAACCCGAGGAAACCGAGGCAGGAGAGGAATGA
- a CDS encoding IclR family transcriptional regulator, which produces MAGSRGATAGESVTARALALLGAFDDRHRRLTLTEMAHRAGLPVPTAHRLVAELVQWGALDRLPDSARYVVGRRVWDLGLLAPVQTGLRQVASPFLHDIYAATLATVHLAVRDGIEVLYVDRLAGHQSVPVVSEVGSRLPLHSTGVGKALLAHAPPPVRRGALERLTRITPYTITQPGRLTAQLERVRREGYAQTVEEMSLGGCSVAVPVRGARDEVVAALGIVVPSLKRDRPRLVAALRVAAEGISRSLR; this is translated from the coding sequence ATGGCCGGATCGCGGGGTGCGACGGCGGGGGAGAGCGTCACCGCCCGGGCGCTGGCCCTGCTCGGTGCCTTCGACGACCGGCACCGGCGGCTCACCCTGACCGAGATGGCCCACCGGGCCGGGCTGCCCGTGCCGACCGCCCACCGGCTGGTCGCCGAGCTGGTGCAGTGGGGCGCGCTGGACCGTCTGCCGGACTCCGCCCGCTATGTGGTCGGCCGCCGGGTCTGGGACCTCGGCCTGCTGGCTCCCGTGCAGACCGGGCTGCGGCAGGTGGCCTCGCCCTTCCTGCACGACATCTACGCCGCCACCCTGGCCACCGTGCACCTGGCCGTGCGCGACGGGATCGAGGTGCTCTACGTCGACCGGCTCGCCGGCCACCAGTCGGTGCCGGTGGTGAGCGAGGTGGGTTCCCGGCTGCCTCTGCACTCGACCGGGGTCGGCAAGGCGTTGCTGGCGCACGCGCCGCCGCCGGTGCGCCGGGGCGCTCTGGAACGGCTGACCCGGATCACGCCCTACACGATCACCCAGCCCGGGCGGCTCACGGCGCAGCTGGAACGGGTCCGGCGGGAGGGGTACGCGCAGACGGTGGAGGAGATGAGCCTCGGCGGCTGCTCGGTCGCGGTACCGGTGCGGGGGGCCCGGGACGAGGTGGTCGCGGCGCTCGGCATCGTGGTGCCCTCGCTGAAACGGGACCGGCCCCGGCTGGTGGCCGCGCTGCGGGTGGCGGCGGAGGGGATCAGCCGCTCGCTGCGCTGA
- a CDS encoding EAL domain-containing protein, giving the protein MRLDAGRRYLVVAALLLTSYWLMPAGSARSVAQVAVSLSSAVAVLVAARLDRPRRLAWLAFSFGSGLSAVSDGYVAGNIAAGVQLPYPSWADAGWLTGNVAAALGLLLLQRGRRVEATGLLDTAVVTGAGGLVLWVALYQPLAGDLDLAEIVGLLYPATTIGMLAAAVWLVTSVPAPVEGWATAALTSGVLSGLLGNVIYGVSQGTLNPQDRWFETCYLLMYIGWGYGALRSATVPARAGASPTWEVSPVRLVAMYAALLVVPGVLMVDYLNRLNLNHLPIAVVSTLLSVLVPARLWLSMRQLRASTRQRDAYRDDLEHQAAHDPLTDLPNRAYIRELLTSLMHRAARAGDEVAVLMIDLDFFKKVNEQLGQPAGDEVLRTVSERMTGLLRKGDLLGRQGGDEFVVLIDPVPSPAELVAIAERLVAAVSAPIMTRAGRASVGASVGIALARDGQTDAEKLLQDADLAVYGAKGKGRGRVEMFDTTLREELEARARLEAGIRSGLATGEFELHYQPVMSVATGALHSYEALIRWRHPERGLVPPDEFIPVAEQSLLICEIGRWVLHHATQQLAAWSRQDPVGHGDITMAVNISARHLASPTLAGEVRHALQESGLQARRLVVEITETVLLDEPTADAHLRDLRALGVAVGLDDFGTGYTSIGQLQKLQVDILKIDRSFLRPDDPGAQALVQLMVTAAHAFHLDVVAEGVETQEQLDRLAGIGCELAQGYYLGRPKPARDIQVGATTGLSAASG; this is encoded by the coding sequence ATGCGCCTCGACGCCGGCCGGCGGTACCTCGTCGTCGCAGCTCTCCTGCTCACCTCCTACTGGCTGATGCCCGCGGGCTCGGCCCGGAGCGTGGCCCAGGTCGCCGTGAGCCTGAGCAGCGCCGTGGCCGTGCTGGTCGCCGCCCGGCTGGACCGGCCCCGGCGGCTGGCCTGGCTGGCGTTCTCCTTCGGCTCCGGCCTGAGCGCCGTCTCCGACGGATACGTCGCCGGGAACATCGCGGCCGGTGTGCAGCTGCCCTACCCCAGCTGGGCCGACGCCGGCTGGCTGACCGGCAACGTCGCCGCCGCGCTCGGCCTTCTGCTGCTGCAGCGCGGGCGCCGGGTGGAGGCGACCGGGCTCCTGGACACGGCCGTGGTCACCGGCGCGGGCGGGCTGGTGCTGTGGGTGGCTCTCTACCAGCCGCTGGCCGGCGACCTGGACCTCGCCGAGATCGTCGGCCTGCTCTACCCGGCCACCACGATCGGCATGCTGGCCGCCGCGGTCTGGCTCGTGACCAGCGTGCCCGCACCGGTGGAGGGCTGGGCCACTGCCGCCCTGACCTCGGGGGTGCTCTCCGGCCTGCTGGGGAACGTGATCTACGGGGTGAGCCAGGGCACCCTGAACCCGCAGGACCGCTGGTTCGAGACCTGCTACCTGCTGATGTACATCGGCTGGGGTTACGGGGCCCTGCGCTCGGCCACCGTGCCGGCCCGGGCCGGTGCTTCCCCCACCTGGGAGGTGTCCCCGGTCCGCCTGGTCGCGATGTACGCGGCCCTGCTGGTCGTGCCGGGTGTGCTGATGGTCGACTACCTCAACCGGCTGAACCTCAATCACCTGCCGATCGCCGTCGTCTCGACCCTGCTCTCCGTGCTGGTGCCCGCCCGGCTCTGGCTGTCGATGCGCCAGCTGCGCGCGTCCACCCGGCAACGCGACGCCTACCGCGACGACCTGGAGCACCAGGCGGCCCACGACCCGCTGACCGATCTGCCCAACCGCGCCTACATCCGGGAACTGCTGACCTCACTCATGCACCGGGCCGCGCGCGCCGGTGACGAGGTCGCGGTGCTCATGATCGACCTGGATTTCTTCAAGAAGGTCAACGAGCAGCTCGGCCAGCCCGCCGGTGACGAGGTCCTGCGCACGGTGTCCGAGCGGATGACGGGCCTGCTGCGCAAGGGCGACCTGCTCGGCCGGCAGGGCGGCGACGAGTTCGTCGTGCTGATCGACCCGGTACCGTCCCCGGCCGAACTGGTGGCCATCGCCGAGCGTCTGGTGGCCGCCGTCAGCGCACCGATCATGACCCGGGCCGGGCGGGCCTCGGTGGGAGCCAGCGTCGGCATCGCGCTGGCCCGCGACGGCCAGACGGATGCCGAGAAGCTGCTGCAGGACGCCGATCTGGCCGTCTACGGGGCCAAGGGCAAGGGCCGGGGCCGGGTGGAGATGTTCGACACCACCCTGCGCGAGGAGCTGGAGGCCCGGGCCCGGCTGGAGGCCGGCATCCGCAGCGGCCTGGCCACGGGCGAGTTCGAACTGCATTACCAGCCGGTGATGAGCGTGGCCACGGGAGCTCTGCATTCCTACGAGGCCCTGATCCGCTGGCGGCACCCCGAGCGGGGTCTGGTGCCGCCCGACGAGTTCATCCCGGTCGCCGAGCAGAGCCTGCTGATCTGCGAGATCGGCCGCTGGGTGCTGCATCACGCCACGCAGCAGCTGGCGGCCTGGAGCCGGCAGGACCCGGTCGGCCACGGCGACATCACCATGGCCGTCAACATCTCGGCCCGGCACCTGGCCTCCCCCACCCTGGCCGGCGAGGTGCGCCACGCCCTGCAGGAGAGCGGCCTGCAGGCCCGGCGGCTGGTGGTCGAGATCACCGAGACCGTGCTGCTCGACGAGCCCACCGCCGACGCCCACCTGCGGGACCTGCGGGCGCTGGGGGTGGCCGTCGGTCTGGACGACTTCGGCACCGGCTACACGAGTATCGGCCAGTTGCAGAAGCTCCAGGTCGACATTCTCAAGATCGACCGGAGCTTCCTGCGCCCGGACGATCCGGGCGCCCAGGCCCTGGTGCAGCTCATGGTCACCGCCGCCCACGCCTTCCACCTCGACGTCGTGGCCGAGGGTGTGGAGACCCAGGAGCAGCTCGACCGGCTCGCCGGCATCGGCTGCGAGCTGGCCCAGGGCTACTACCTGGGGCGGCCGAAACCGGCCCGGGACATCCAGGTCGGCGCCACCACGGGCCTCAGCGCAGCGAGCGGCTGA
- a CDS encoding 4-hydroxybenzoate 3-monooxygenase has protein sequence MRTQVAIVGAGPAGLLLSHLLEAEGVESVVLETRTRAYVEARIRAGILEQSTVDLLVQHGLGDRLLAEGDPHRGIHLQWPQERHHLDFVDLIGRTVTVYGQTEVQKDLGRAREAAGQTILYGIGDTGVHEVESDRPYLTFTDADGRSRRLDADVVVGCDGSFGPSRGAVPPAVRQTWERVYPYAWLGVLAAVAPSTDELIYARHPDGFALHSMRSAEVSRFYLQVPAGTDIAAWPDDRIWEALSARLNLDGWELATGAITEKSVLPMRSFVQQPMRHGRLFLAGDAAHIVPPTGAKGLNLAVADVALLAPALADLLVRRDRRAADAYSDTALRRVWRCTHFSWWMTTMLHTADDPFDAQLQLSQLRWVAGSEAGARGLAENYAGMPIEL, from the coding sequence GTCCCATCTCCTCGAGGCCGAGGGGGTGGAGTCGGTGGTGCTGGAGACCCGCACCCGCGCGTACGTCGAAGCCCGCATCCGGGCCGGCATCCTCGAGCAGTCCACGGTCGACCTGCTGGTGCAGCACGGTCTGGGCGACCGGCTGCTCGCCGAGGGCGACCCGCACCGGGGCATCCACCTGCAGTGGCCGCAGGAACGGCACCACCTCGACTTCGTCGACCTGATCGGGCGCACGGTCACCGTGTACGGGCAGACCGAGGTGCAGAAAGACCTCGGCCGGGCCCGGGAGGCCGCCGGGCAGACGATCCTCTACGGGATCGGCGACACCGGCGTCCACGAGGTGGAGTCCGATCGTCCGTACCTGACCTTCACGGACGCCGACGGGCGGTCCCGGCGGCTCGACGCCGACGTCGTGGTCGGGTGTGACGGCTCGTTCGGGCCCAGCCGGGGCGCGGTGCCGCCGGCCGTGCGCCAGACCTGGGAACGCGTCTATCCCTACGCGTGGCTGGGTGTGCTGGCGGCCGTGGCACCCTCCACCGACGAGCTGATCTACGCCCGGCACCCGGACGGTTTCGCCCTGCACTCGATGCGCTCGGCCGAGGTCAGCCGCTTCTACCTGCAGGTGCCGGCCGGCACCGACATCGCCGCCTGGCCGGACGACCGGATCTGGGAGGCGCTGTCCGCCCGCCTGAACCTGGACGGCTGGGAACTGGCCACCGGCGCGATCACCGAGAAATCGGTCCTGCCCATGCGCAGCTTCGTGCAGCAGCCGATGCGCCACGGCCGGCTCTTCCTGGCCGGTGACGCCGCCCACATCGTGCCGCCCACGGGTGCGAAGGGACTCAACCTCGCGGTGGCCGACGTGGCCCTGCTCGCGCCCGCCCTGGCCGACTTGCTTGTGCGTCGCGACCGGCGGGCTGCGGACGCCTACTCAGACACGGCCCTGCGCCGGGTGTGGCGCTGCACGCACTTCTCCTGGTGGATGACGACCATGCTGCACACCGCGGACGACCCGTTCGACGCCCAGTTGCAGCTGTCGCAGCTGCGGTGGGTGGCCGGCAGCGAGGCCGGGGCCCGGGGCCTGGCGGAGAACTACGCCGGGATGCCGATCGAGCTCTGA